One part of the Arthrobacter tumbae genome encodes these proteins:
- a CDS encoding DUF4032 domain-containing protein yields the protein MTDSTQANWHHEPTDYDQAGKLPRTRSAFNEGSLGSLSITAAATDPELLDLPWHLALEEWPAEYLAALPRGISRHIVRFAHLGGSVIAVKETSEHIARHEYHMLRKLQRLDVPCVEPVAVISGRKTLEGEDLNPVLVTRHLKFSMPYRALFSQMLRKDTLTRLIDAQALLLVRLHLIGFYWGDVSLSNTLFRRDAGAFAAYLVDAETGELYPELSTGQREYDLEIARVNIAGELMDLAEGGLIEEKVDPLATSELIMDSYRRLWAELTDKESFELGERWRVNARIRRLNELGFDVEEYAIRTVSETSQIQLQPKVVDAGHHSRRLIRLTGIDAQENQARRLLNDMDAYRADNTPGLDEEISAHQWFSHVFSPIVRAVPGELGGKLEPAEVVHEVLEHRWYMSEKQDRNVPLAEAVQSYLDSVLRHRRDEAAIMLTADTKTLDIISGGAQEGS from the coding sequence ATGACTGATTCGACCCAAGCCAATTGGCATCACGAGCCAACGGATTATGATCAGGCCGGCAAGCTCCCACGGACCCGGAGTGCGTTCAACGAAGGCTCACTGGGATCACTCAGCATCACGGCAGCTGCCACCGACCCGGAGTTGCTCGACCTCCCGTGGCATCTGGCGCTGGAGGAATGGCCGGCCGAGTATCTTGCCGCGCTTCCCCGAGGAATCTCCCGGCATATCGTGCGCTTCGCCCACCTCGGCGGATCCGTGATTGCCGTGAAGGAAACCAGCGAGCACATTGCTCGCCACGAGTATCACATGCTCCGCAAGCTTCAGCGTTTGGACGTTCCGTGCGTGGAGCCCGTTGCCGTCATTTCAGGCCGCAAGACGCTTGAGGGCGAGGACCTGAACCCGGTCCTGGTCACCCGCCACCTGAAATTCTCCATGCCATACCGCGCGCTGTTCTCCCAGATGCTGCGCAAGGACACTCTTACCCGCCTCATCGATGCCCAGGCACTGCTCCTTGTCCGTCTCCACCTCATCGGTTTCTACTGGGGAGATGTGTCCCTCTCCAATACCCTGTTCAGGCGCGATGCCGGAGCCTTCGCCGCCTACCTCGTGGACGCCGAGACCGGTGAACTCTATCCGGAACTGTCCACCGGCCAGCGCGAGTATGATCTCGAGATCGCCCGGGTTAACATCGCCGGTGAGCTGATGGACCTTGCCGAGGGTGGCCTCATCGAGGAGAAGGTGGACCCGCTGGCTACCAGCGAGCTCATCATGGACAGCTACCGGCGCCTGTGGGCGGAACTCACCGACAAGGAGTCGTTCGAGCTCGGTGAACGCTGGCGGGTGAACGCGAGAATCCGTCGCCTCAACGAGCTGGGATTCGACGTCGAGGAGTACGCCATCAGGACAGTCTCCGAGACTTCCCAGATCCAGCTGCAGCCCAAAGTGGTCGACGCCGGGCACCACAGCCGCCGCCTCATCCGGCTCACCGGCATCGACGCCCAGGAGAACCAGGCCCGGCGGCTGCTCAACGACATGGACGCCTACCGGGCAGACAACACGCCCGGCCTTGACGAAGAGATCAGCGCGCATCAGTGGTTCAGCCACGTCTTCTCGCCGATCGTTCGGGCAGTCCCCGGGGAGCTTGGCGGAAAGCTTGAGCCTGCCGAGGTGGTCCATGAGGTGTTGGAGCACCGTTGGTACATGTCAGAGAAGCAGGACCGGAACGTTCCGCTTGCCGAAGCAGTGCAGTCCTACCTCGACTCCGTGCTGCGGCACCGCCGCGACGAAGCCGCCATCATGCTGACGGCTGACACCAAGACGTTGGACATCATCAGTGGTGGAGCGCAGGAAGGCAGCTGA
- a CDS encoding ABC transporter ATP-binding protein, whose product MATVTFDQATRLYPGTDKPAVDGLNIEIADGEFLVLVGPSGCGKSTSLRMLAGLEDVNSGRILIGDRDVTDVPPKDRDIAMVFQNYALYPHMSVADNMGFALKIAGISKEERAQRVREAAKLLDLEDYLDRKPKALSGGQRQRVAMGRAIVRNPQVFLMDEPLSNLDAKLRVQTRTQIASLTRRLGVTTVYVTHDQVEAMTMGDRVAVLKDGILQQVDTPRNLYERPKNVFVAGFIGSPAMNLLELPTSEDGVKFGDTTYPVAREVLSSAHGGTVHLGVRPEDLGLVGAGEGLQVEVDVVEELGADAYLYGHTTLNGQDHDIVARVDGRRPPMKGDTVYVRPVKGHVHLFDTKDGLRLADHV is encoded by the coding sequence ATGGCAACGGTAACGTTTGACCAGGCTACGCGCCTGTACCCGGGCACTGATAAGCCCGCAGTAGACGGTCTCAACATCGAGATCGCAGACGGCGAATTCCTCGTTCTCGTCGGACCCTCCGGTTGCGGAAAGTCCACCTCGCTCCGCATGCTGGCCGGCCTGGAAGATGTCAACTCCGGCCGCATCCTCATCGGTGACCGCGATGTCACCGATGTTCCGCCGAAAGACCGCGACATCGCGATGGTTTTCCAGAACTACGCGCTGTACCCGCACATGTCCGTCGCCGACAACATGGGCTTCGCACTGAAGATCGCCGGCATCTCCAAGGAAGAGCGCGCCCAGCGTGTCCGGGAAGCCGCAAAGCTCCTCGACCTCGAGGACTACCTCGACCGCAAGCCGAAGGCTCTTTCCGGTGGTCAGCGCCAGCGTGTTGCCATGGGTCGCGCAATCGTCCGTAACCCGCAGGTCTTCCTCATGGATGAGCCACTGTCCAACCTTGATGCGAAGCTCCGCGTACAGACCCGTACACAGATCGCCTCGCTCACCCGCCGTCTCGGTGTCACCACCGTGTACGTGACCCACGACCAGGTCGAGGCCATGACCATGGGCGATCGCGTCGCAGTCCTGAAGGACGGCATCCTTCAGCAGGTGGACACCCCCCGCAACCTCTACGAGCGCCCGAAGAACGTCTTCGTTGCCGGCTTCATCGGCTCCCCCGCCATGAACCTGCTGGAGCTGCCCACCTCGGAGGACGGCGTGAAGTTCGGTGACACCACGTACCCGGTTGCCCGCGAGGTCCTGAGCTCGGCCCACGGCGGCACCGTACATCTGGGTGTCCGTCCCGAAGATCTCGGTCTCGTCGGTGCGGGCGAAGGCCTGCAGGTTGAGGTAGATGTCGTCGAGGAACTCGGCGCTGACGCGTACCTCTACGGGCACACCACGCTCAACGGCCAGGACCACGACATCGTGGCACGCGTTGACGGACGCCGCCCACCGATGAAGGGCGACACCGTGTACGTGCGGCCTGTGAAGGGCCACGTGCACCTGTTCGACACCAAAGACGGCCTTCGCCTGGCCGACCACGTGTAA
- the otsB gene encoding trehalose-phosphatase: MSKLSPELLAALATAAATETLLVALDFDGTMSPLVDRAEDARALPGSAVALRELAQLPRTTTALISGRALDSLRLVASPEPETLLIGSHGAETWTGPGGAPLELTPSQVEILRHATDAVQQVVDAHPGTLLELKPAGVVLHTRTADTETAQSAATAARTALSSLDGVHLSNGKNVVELSVVQADKGRGLQSLRELTAATAVVFAGDDVTDEHALKTLEAPDVGLKVGDGESAATYRITSPEQLVEVLQELVTLRRAGVSA, encoded by the coding sequence TTGTCTAAGCTCAGCCCCGAACTGCTTGCAGCCCTGGCGACGGCGGCCGCTACGGAGACGCTGCTGGTAGCGCTGGATTTCGACGGCACCATGTCGCCGCTCGTGGACCGCGCCGAAGACGCCCGTGCGCTGCCCGGATCCGCGGTGGCGCTGCGTGAACTTGCGCAACTACCGAGAACGACGACGGCGCTCATCTCCGGACGCGCACTGGACAGCCTCCGTCTGGTCGCCTCCCCGGAACCGGAAACGCTCCTCATCGGCAGCCATGGCGCCGAGACGTGGACCGGTCCCGGTGGCGCACCCCTTGAACTGACGCCCTCGCAGGTCGAGATCCTCCGCCATGCGACCGATGCCGTCCAGCAGGTGGTCGATGCCCACCCCGGCACGCTGCTGGAACTGAAACCGGCCGGCGTCGTACTGCATACACGGACGGCTGACACCGAGACGGCGCAGTCAGCCGCAACAGCGGCGCGTACCGCGCTGTCGTCACTGGACGGCGTCCACCTGAGCAACGGCAAGAATGTCGTGGAGCTTTCTGTGGTGCAGGCGGACAAGGGCAGGGGTCTGCAATCGCTTCGTGAACTGACGGCGGCAACGGCAGTGGTGTTTGCCGGTGATGACGTTACCGACGAACACGCCCTGAAAACCCTTGAGGCACCCGACGTCGGGCTCAAGGTCGGTGACGGAGAGAGCGCTGCGACGTACCGCATCACCTCGCCGGAGCAGCTCGTTGAGGTCCTTCAGGAGTTGGTGACATTACGTCGTGCTGGCGTGTCTGCCTGA
- the otsA gene encoding alpha,alpha-trehalose-phosphate synthase (UDP-forming), which yields MQSGDTPYGEFEFIVVSNRLPVDRVNDDDGNGSWRRSPGGLVTALAPVMEKADGAWVGWHGAADEALESFDHSEIRLVPVPLSAEEVEFYYEGFSNATLWPLYHDVIAPPEFHRHWWDSYRKVNERFAAETAAVAAEGATIWVQDYQLQLVPKLLREARPDLKIGFFNHIPFPPLEIYAQLPWRRQVIEGLLGADLIGFQRPSDASNFLRCVRRFLGLAVRQQQVQVKGADGSPDYVSRAEAFPISIDVQRIVDLANRPDIIERSQEIRRELGNPRHILLGVDRLDYTKGIGHRLKAYEELLADGLIQVEDAALIQVASPSRERVEQYRLLREEVEGAVGRINGTYDTIKNTAIRYLHHSYPVEEMVALYLAADVMLVTALRDGMNLVAKEYVAARTGNRGALVLSEFAGAADTLRQAILVNPHDIDGLKSAIRGALDMSASEATRRMRTMRRQVLQNDVERWSKAFLSELQKGAREDLLV from the coding sequence ATGCAATCAGGGGACACACCGTACGGTGAGTTCGAATTCATAGTGGTGTCCAACCGGCTTCCGGTTGACCGCGTGAACGACGACGACGGCAACGGCTCCTGGCGGCGCTCACCGGGCGGTCTGGTCACCGCTCTGGCTCCCGTGATGGAGAAGGCCGACGGCGCGTGGGTGGGATGGCATGGCGCCGCGGACGAGGCACTCGAGTCCTTTGACCACAGTGAGATCCGGCTGGTTCCCGTTCCGCTGAGCGCTGAGGAAGTCGAATTCTACTATGAAGGCTTCTCCAACGCGACGCTCTGGCCGCTCTACCACGACGTCATCGCCCCACCTGAGTTCCACCGCCACTGGTGGGATTCGTACCGGAAGGTCAACGAGCGCTTCGCCGCGGAGACGGCGGCCGTCGCGGCCGAAGGCGCCACCATCTGGGTGCAGGATTACCAGCTCCAGCTTGTCCCAAAGCTGCTCCGCGAGGCCCGTCCGGATCTCAAGATCGGTTTCTTCAACCACATTCCGTTCCCTCCGCTGGAGATCTACGCGCAGCTTCCGTGGCGCCGCCAGGTCATCGAGGGCCTGCTCGGCGCTGACCTGATCGGGTTCCAGCGGCCGAGCGACGCCAGCAACTTCCTGCGTTGCGTACGCCGTTTCCTGGGGCTGGCGGTCCGCCAGCAGCAGGTACAGGTGAAGGGCGCGGACGGGTCACCGGACTACGTCTCACGGGCAGAGGCGTTCCCCATTTCCATCGACGTCCAGCGCATCGTGGACCTGGCCAACCGCCCCGACATCATTGAACGTTCGCAGGAGATCCGACGGGAACTCGGGAATCCCAGACACATCCTGCTCGGGGTTGACCGCCTCGACTACACCAAGGGCATCGGCCACCGCTTGAAGGCCTACGAGGAACTACTTGCCGACGGACTGATCCAGGTCGAGGACGCCGCCCTCATCCAGGTTGCGAGTCCCAGCCGCGAGCGGGTGGAACAGTACAGGCTCCTGCGGGAAGAGGTGGAGGGTGCCGTCGGACGCATCAACGGCACCTACGACACCATCAAGAACACTGCCATCCGCTACCTCCACCACAGCTACCCGGTGGAGGAAATGGTCGCGCTCTACCTGGCCGCCGACGTCATGCTCGTGACAGCGCTCCGCGACGGCATGAACCTCGTGGCGAAGGAGTACGTCGCGGCCCGTACCGGAAACCGCGGTGCACTGGTCCTGAGCGAGTTCGCCGGAGCAGCGGACACTCTCCGGCAGGCAATCCTCGTCAATCCGCATGACATCGACGGTCTGAAAAGCGCCATCCGCGGCGCCCTCGACATGAGTGCCTCCGAGGCAACCCGCCGTATGCGCACCATGCGGCGTCAGGTCCTGCAGAATGACGTGGAACGCTGGTCTAAAGCCTTCCTGTCCGAACTGCAGAAGGGCGCACGGGAGGACCTCCTTGTCTAA
- a CDS encoding DsbA family protein, with protein MTSSNPRPSKAQRKSESREQARLVVEERQRREKRASFLIKWGVVAAVVAILVIIGLIVAGNIRNQVPDAGPAPAHGNEYGGIMLTSTTELATTSVESVDVASLPDEAPNPADPPPGVEASAADQPVAVVAYVDVNCVHCANFEQTHAEQIQTWLDDGAITFEYRNVAYLDPNSQTEYSSRGAAALACVADTAPRAYWDFSAALFGNFENGELSDGELAEMAATAGAGDISTCLEEDTFRPWVKFGTQAAETHGISGTPTVFVDGEEVPDAVSDFATVTQEKIEAKN; from the coding sequence ATGACTTCCAGCAACCCCAGACCGAGCAAGGCACAACGGAAGTCAGAGTCGCGGGAGCAGGCTCGGCTGGTGGTTGAGGAGCGGCAGCGCCGGGAGAAGCGTGCATCCTTCCTCATCAAGTGGGGCGTCGTTGCCGCTGTCGTTGCGATTCTGGTGATCATAGGGCTGATCGTTGCCGGGAACATCCGGAACCAGGTTCCCGATGCCGGCCCCGCTCCTGCGCATGGCAATGAGTACGGCGGCATCATGCTGACCTCCACAACCGAGCTTGCAACCACCTCTGTCGAGAGTGTCGACGTCGCCTCTCTTCCGGATGAAGCTCCGAATCCGGCGGATCCCCCGCCTGGCGTCGAGGCGTCTGCCGCTGATCAGCCCGTCGCGGTTGTGGCGTACGTCGACGTGAACTGCGTGCACTGCGCCAACTTCGAGCAGACACACGCTGAGCAGATTCAGACCTGGCTGGATGATGGTGCCATCACTTTCGAGTACCGGAACGTCGCGTACCTCGACCCCAATTCGCAGACGGAGTACTCGTCGCGCGGTGCTGCGGCCCTGGCCTGTGTCGCGGACACCGCACCGCGGGCCTACTGGGATTTCTCGGCAGCATTGTTCGGAAACTTCGAAAACGGCGAACTCTCCGACGGTGAACTCGCCGAAATGGCGGCGACTGCCGGGGCCGGGGACATCTCCACCTGCCTGGAGGAAGACACCTTCCGGCCGTGGGTGAAGTTCGGCACCCAAGCGGCCGAGACCCATGGCATCAGCGGGACTCCGACGGTTTTCGTGGACGGTGAGGAAGTGCCGGACGCCGTATCCGACTTCGCCACGGTCACCCAGGAGAAGATCGAAGCGAAGAACTGA
- a CDS encoding HNH endonuclease — MAAVLLGWNPGTRHWNGLYASAVAEVQNSGGYLEQWSFDNGMNLPAGTEVWLLVQDARPKRQGLIGHGVAVGEMSAVQPANPDISASSTYVNIQFDFLLPDGEQLRINELVVHIPEIDWNAEFSSFWRIPPDTETAIREVWAAHLLDGAFRNTDTVDPVPGSYPEPALQRVPVNRYERIPEAKAVAIAHLGSSCHACGFDFEATYGTPGADFSHVHHTVPAARLGPGYEIDPIVDLVPLCPNCHYMAHRRAPTPYTVAELRTMIAAAGHLPGIVVTAEQQQAQNDARTISGASSTVWAEREQTGQQIDQSGQNGAE; from the coding sequence ATGGCAGCGGTACTTTTGGGTTGGAACCCGGGCACCAGACATTGGAATGGGCTCTATGCGTCGGCTGTTGCCGAGGTGCAGAACTCCGGAGGGTATCTGGAACAGTGGTCATTCGACAACGGGATGAATCTTCCCGCCGGCACCGAGGTTTGGCTGCTCGTGCAGGACGCCAGACCAAAGAGGCAAGGCCTGATCGGGCATGGTGTCGCGGTGGGTGAAATGTCCGCTGTGCAACCTGCCAATCCGGACATTTCCGCCAGTTCAACGTACGTCAACATTCAATTCGACTTCCTGCTGCCCGACGGGGAGCAGCTGCGCATCAATGAGCTCGTGGTTCATATCCCGGAGATTGACTGGAATGCAGAGTTCAGCTCCTTTTGGCGCATTCCGCCGGACACCGAGACTGCAATAAGAGAGGTCTGGGCTGCCCATCTACTGGACGGCGCCTTTCGAAACACAGACACTGTGGATCCGGTCCCGGGCTCCTACCCGGAGCCCGCACTGCAGCGGGTGCCCGTCAACCGGTACGAACGCATCCCAGAGGCAAAAGCGGTAGCGATCGCTCATCTCGGGTCCAGCTGTCACGCATGCGGCTTCGACTTCGAGGCTACGTACGGGACGCCGGGAGCCGATTTCAGCCATGTCCACCACACAGTGCCTGCTGCACGCCTTGGGCCCGGTTACGAGATCGATCCGATCGTCGACCTCGTTCCCCTCTGTCCGAACTGCCACTACATGGCGCACCGCAGGGCCCCCACCCCGTACACCGTCGCTGAGCTGCGCACAATGATCGCAGCGGCCGGGCACCTGCCTGGCATCGTGGTCACCGCGGAGCAACAGCAAGCGCAGAATGATGCACGAACGATTAGCGGCGCCAGCTCCACGGTCTGGGCCGAACGAGAGCAAACCGGACAGCAAATCGATCAGTCCGGACAAAATGGAGCAGAATAA
- a CDS encoding NAD-dependent epimerase/dehydratase family protein yields the protein MRLAVTGSNGKLGHSVVAGLKEAGHEVHGFDVHGERGPGFLSIDLTNYGHVLDALLGVDDRHSGFDAVVHLAAIPAPGLQPDSATFHNNMLATYNVFQACRRAGIQRIVYASSETVLGLPFDEDPPYIPVDEKYDARPESTYSLVKHLEEQMAIQLTRWDPTLSITALRFSNVMDPADYAEFPSFNSDPLLRKWNLWGYIDGRDGAQAVLRALENAQNGFDRFIIAASDTVMSRSSASLAAEVFPGVDVVKDVSEHETLLSIEKARRLLGFEPQHSWRDHAG from the coding sequence GTGAGGCTCGCGGTAACGGGATCCAACGGCAAGCTGGGACACAGTGTTGTAGCGGGCTTGAAAGAGGCCGGACACGAGGTCCATGGATTCGACGTGCACGGCGAGCGCGGGCCGGGCTTCCTATCGATCGACCTGACCAACTACGGTCACGTGCTCGACGCGTTATTGGGTGTGGATGACCGGCACTCAGGTTTCGACGCCGTCGTCCATCTCGCTGCGATCCCCGCACCGGGGCTGCAGCCTGATTCCGCCACTTTCCACAACAACATGTTGGCAACCTACAACGTGTTCCAGGCCTGCAGGCGAGCCGGAATCCAACGGATCGTCTACGCCTCCAGCGAGACAGTCCTGGGGCTTCCATTCGATGAGGACCCTCCGTACATTCCGGTCGATGAGAAGTATGACGCACGCCCGGAGAGTACCTATTCGCTGGTGAAACACCTCGAAGAGCAGATGGCTATCCAGTTGACCCGCTGGGATCCCACGCTGAGCATCACGGCGCTGCGGTTCTCCAACGTGATGGACCCGGCGGACTACGCGGAATTTCCATCATTCAATTCGGATCCACTGCTGCGGAAATGGAATCTGTGGGGATACATTGACGGCCGGGACGGCGCCCAGGCTGTGCTGCGGGCTCTTGAGAACGCGCAGAACGGCTTTGACCGGTTCATCATCGCGGCCTCGGACACCGTGATGAGCCGATCGAGCGCCTCTTTGGCGGCGGAGGTGTTTCCCGGCGTCGACGTGGTGAAGGATGTCAGCGAACATGAAACGCTGCTGTCGATTGAAAAGGCGCGGCGCCTGCTGGGGTTCGAACCACAACACAGCTGGCGGGATCACGCAGGCTGA